The Streptomyces camelliae genome window below encodes:
- a CDS encoding DUF3995 domain-containing protein yields MKPVKSANTRSKATAIGAVLAADGLIHLYWATGRTWPVHSTARLSQLVLNTQVPFTPQGLVPLAGLLFSGATLVLVHGGRLPALAPRLPAVLPRWGSRAVAAGLLARGAVGLVWVTGAWADPGGTFYWLNLLLYTPVCLLLGRAAWQVSAAGAQAGEVRRARRLRA; encoded by the coding sequence ATGAAGCCGGTGAAGTCAGCGAACACCCGCAGCAAGGCCACCGCGATCGGCGCGGTGCTGGCGGCGGACGGTCTGATCCACCTGTACTGGGCCACCGGGCGGACCTGGCCGGTGCACAGCACCGCCCGGCTCTCGCAGCTGGTGCTCAACACCCAAGTGCCGTTCACCCCGCAAGGGCTGGTCCCGCTCGCGGGACTGCTTTTCTCGGGCGCGACGCTGGTGCTGGTCCACGGCGGACGGCTGCCGGCCCTGGCCCCTCGGCTGCCCGCCGTGCTGCCGCGCTGGGGGAGCCGCGCGGTGGCCGCCGGACTGCTGGCCCGCGGCGCGGTCGGACTGGTCTGGGTGACGGGGGCCTGGGCGGACCCTGGCGGCACGTTCTACTGGCTCAACCTGCTGCTCTACACCCCGGTGTGTCTGCTGCTGGGCCGGGCGGCCTGGCAGGTCTCAGCGGCGGGCGCGCAGGCAGGTGAGGTAAGGCGGGCGCGGCGTCTACGAGCCTGA
- a CDS encoding RNA polymerase sigma factor: protein MQEPPPDLAELVRAAQGGDQLAVGRLLDQITPYVRRLCGPIALDDGADATQEALIVVFRKLRQLREPDALFGWVRAIAVREAVRYATRTARSQPAELGELPAPGDPQLAADIGDVLSRLSPEHRAVLLLRDLEGLDERQTATLLAVAPGTVKSRLSRARLSFRKAWQQ, encoded by the coding sequence ATGCAGGAGCCACCGCCCGACCTGGCCGAGCTGGTTCGGGCCGCCCAGGGCGGCGACCAACTCGCGGTCGGTCGGCTGCTGGACCAGATCACCCCGTACGTCCGCCGGCTCTGCGGCCCGATCGCGCTGGACGACGGCGCGGACGCGACCCAGGAGGCACTCATCGTGGTCTTCCGCAAGCTCCGCCAACTCCGGGAACCTGACGCACTGTTCGGCTGGGTCCGGGCCATCGCCGTGCGGGAGGCGGTGCGGTACGCCACCCGCACGGCGCGCTCGCAACCGGCCGAGCTCGGCGAACTCCCCGCGCCCGGCGATCCCCAACTCGCCGCGGACATCGGCGACGTGCTGTCCCGGCTCTCCCCAGAGCACCGCGCCGTGCTGCTCCTGCGCGACCTGGAAGGACTGGACGAACGGCAGACCGCGACACTGCTCGCGGTCGCGCCCGGGACGGTCAAGTCCCGGCTCTCCCGGGCCCGACTCAGCTTCCGAAAGGCATGGCAGCAGTGA
- a CDS encoding dihydrofolate reductase family protein, which translates to MRKLIYGMNLTVDGYIAAAGDDIGWSGPPSDELFQWWLDHEQASGLSLYGRKLWETMSSYWPTGDQQPGATPAEIEFARNWRDTPKVVFSSTIDKVDWNTRLFTGDAIAEITRLKAEDGGPMNIGGATLAGAAMRAGLIDEYVIAVHPVLVGGGTPFFTALDSWVNLNLVETRTFPGGVVLTRYETRR; encoded by the coding sequence ATGCGGAAACTGATCTACGGCATGAACCTGACCGTTGACGGCTACATCGCCGCGGCCGGCGACGACATCGGCTGGAGCGGACCGCCGAGCGACGAGCTGTTTCAGTGGTGGCTCGACCACGAGCAGGCGAGTGGCCTGTCGCTGTATGGGCGCAAGCTGTGGGAGACGATGAGCTCCTACTGGCCGACCGGCGACCAGCAGCCGGGCGCCACCCCGGCGGAGATCGAGTTCGCGCGGAACTGGCGGGACACGCCGAAGGTGGTGTTCTCCTCGACGATCGACAAGGTCGACTGGAACACCCGCCTGTTCACCGGCGACGCGATCGCCGAGATCACCCGGCTCAAGGCCGAGGACGGCGGCCCGATGAACATCGGCGGCGCAACGCTCGCCGGGGCGGCCATGCGCGCCGGGCTGATCGACGAGTACGTGATCGCCGTCCATCCGGTCCTGGTGGGCGGCGGCACGCCGTTCTTCACCGCGCTGGACAGCTGGGTGAACCTGAACCTGGTGGAGACGCGGACGTTTCCCGGCGGCGTGGTCCTGACCAGGTACGAGACGAGGCGCTGA
- a CDS encoding amino acid permease yields the protein MKPSAHTNASARLRGALGNRQMSMIAIGGVIGAGLFVGSGSAVRQAGPAVLVAYAAIGALAVLVMRMLAEMAVAQPETGSFSSYAGRELGPWAGLSVGWLYAYQWCITVGFEAIAGAAVAHHMLPAIPTWLAALVLMVALIAVNFARVESFGTFEFWFAMIKVAAIIAFLLIGLAAVLGALPNTSAPGTTNLLGHGGFAPNGWLAVLQASLVVFFSYFGTEVVTIAAGEAKDPAQAVRRGINSVVWRILLFYIGSITIVVMLLPWNSTAVTDSPYVAVLSHLGVPFAGTAMNFIVLTAVLSCLNSGIYSSSRMLHSLAERGEAPALFARTTRLGVPAPAVLAASSIGLLTVVANYFLPTTAVYQFLLDSSGAVAVVVYLCITVTHLRGRARLMRERPEALTVRMWAYPWLSLLVLAALLAIIAGMAADSGSRRSLLLTLLVTAVAVVAGLITQRARHPKNAAEPVHSRTLV from the coding sequence GTGAAACCTTCGGCTCACACGAACGCCTCTGCCCGACTGCGCGGTGCGCTGGGCAACCGGCAGATGTCCATGATCGCGATTGGCGGCGTCATCGGCGCCGGGCTCTTCGTCGGCAGCGGCAGCGCCGTCCGCCAGGCCGGACCTGCCGTACTGGTGGCCTACGCCGCCATCGGCGCCCTGGCCGTTCTGGTGATGCGCATGCTGGCCGAGATGGCGGTCGCCCAGCCGGAGACCGGTTCCTTCTCCAGCTACGCCGGCCGCGAGCTGGGCCCCTGGGCCGGGCTGTCGGTGGGATGGCTGTACGCCTACCAGTGGTGCATCACCGTCGGATTCGAAGCCATCGCCGGTGCGGCCGTCGCCCACCACATGCTGCCCGCCATACCCACCTGGCTGGCCGCCCTCGTCCTCATGGTCGCGTTGATCGCGGTCAACTTCGCCCGCGTCGAGTCCTTCGGCACCTTCGAGTTCTGGTTCGCCATGATCAAGGTGGCGGCGATCATCGCCTTCCTGCTCATCGGACTCGCCGCCGTCCTCGGCGCACTCCCGAACACCAGCGCCCCCGGGACCACCAACCTCCTCGGCCACGGCGGCTTCGCCCCCAACGGCTGGCTGGCCGTGCTCCAGGCATCGCTGGTCGTCTTCTTCTCCTACTTCGGCACCGAAGTCGTCACCATCGCCGCTGGTGAGGCCAAGGATCCCGCCCAGGCCGTGCGGCGCGGCATCAACAGCGTCGTCTGGCGCATCCTGCTCTTCTACATCGGCTCGATCACCATCGTGGTGATGCTGCTGCCCTGGAACTCCACCGCAGTCACCGACAGCCCCTACGTCGCCGTCCTGAGCCACCTCGGCGTCCCCTTCGCCGGCACCGCGATGAACTTCATCGTGCTCACCGCCGTCCTGTCCTGTCTGAACTCCGGTATCTACTCCTCCTCCCGGATGCTCCACTCCCTGGCCGAACGAGGCGAAGCCCCAGCGCTGTTCGCCCGCACCACCCGGCTCGGCGTGCCCGCACCGGCTGTCCTCGCCGCTTCCAGCATCGGTCTGCTCACCGTCGTGGCCAACTACTTCCTGCCCACCACGGCCGTCTACCAGTTCCTGCTCGACTCCTCCGGCGCCGTCGCCGTCGTGGTCTACCTGTGCATCACGGTCACCCACCTGCGCGGGCGTGCCCGGCTGATGCGGGAGCGGCCCGAAGCTCTCACCGTCCGCATGTGGGCCTACCCCTGGCTGAGCCTGCTCGTCCTCGCGGCACTCCTGGCGATCATCGCCGGCATGGCGGCCGACTCCGGAAGTCGGCGATCGCTCCTGCTGACGCTCCTGGTCACCGCCGTCGCCGTCGTCGCCGGACTGATCACCCAGCGGGCCCGACACCCGAAGAACGCTGCCGAACCGGTTCACTCACGCACTCTCGTCTGA
- a CDS encoding C45 family autoproteolytic acyltransferase/hydolase has translation MGTEIREQELAGLRWLVVSGERTEVFRALGQAARADVHAVQDALPERSALHGWAATERGRIRVRRVLDATHAAYGRQLAELRALAAGAGADFHDLLLANLRGDLGVDDGTGCTDLGWRRTRSYVAHNEDGAPALDGRLMLLTLLVDGDVPVTVQWYPGFLPANTFTATGHGLVWGINHIQAARPADAPGRHFVARALQQAPTLDAAVDHLRARPSAGGFAYTIGDRAEGRVVVVESAAGRTAVVEADPAHHPLHWHTNHLRHLPDPADAPTAAPAANDGARAARSLGQFEESVARGKALSTLAVPADDPGAQWFLDILTAAPLPHGVHRTAAGTDPLMTLCSVVADLTDDRITVCGPAGKTAEMALSDFAHGRAGAATG, from the coding sequence ATGGGGACAGAGATCCGTGAGCAGGAACTCGCCGGGCTGCGGTGGCTGGTCGTCTCCGGGGAGCGGACGGAAGTGTTCCGAGCCCTCGGCCAGGCCGCCCGCGCCGATGTCCACGCGGTCCAGGACGCCCTGCCCGAACGCTCCGCGCTGCACGGTTGGGCGGCGACCGAGCGGGGGCGGATCCGGGTCCGCCGAGTGCTCGACGCCACGCACGCCGCGTACGGTCGGCAGCTGGCCGAGCTGCGCGCCCTCGCCGCCGGCGCCGGAGCGGACTTCCACGACCTGCTGCTGGCCAACCTCCGCGGCGACCTCGGGGTCGACGACGGCACCGGCTGCACGGACCTCGGCTGGCGCCGGACGCGTTCCTACGTTGCGCACAACGAGGACGGGGCGCCCGCCCTCGACGGCCGGCTGATGCTGCTCACCCTGCTCGTCGACGGGGACGTGCCGGTGACGGTCCAGTGGTATCCGGGCTTCCTGCCCGCCAACACCTTCACGGCCACCGGCCACGGCCTGGTCTGGGGCATCAACCACATCCAGGCCGCTCGTCCGGCCGACGCCCCGGGACGACACTTCGTCGCCCGCGCCCTGCAGCAGGCTCCGACCCTGGACGCGGCCGTCGACCACCTGCGCGCCCGCCCGAGCGCCGGCGGCTTCGCCTACACGATCGGCGACCGTGCCGAGGGCCGGGTCGTCGTCGTGGAGAGCGCCGCCGGGCGCACCGCCGTGGTGGAGGCCGACCCGGCCCACCACCCCCTGCACTGGCACACCAACCACCTGCGCCACCTGCCCGACCCGGCGGACGCGCCCACCGCCGCCCCGGCCGCGAACGACGGCGCGCGGGCGGCCCGCAGCCTGGGCCAGTTCGAGGAGAGCGTCGCCCGCGGCAAGGCCCTGAGCACTCTGGCCGTCCCTGCCGACGACCCCGGCGCGCAGTGGTTCCTGGACATCCTCACCGCGGCGCCGCTGCCCCACGGGGTACACCGCACGGCCGCAGGCACCGACCCGCTGATGACTCTGTGCTCAGTGGTGGCCGACCTCACCGACGACCGGATCACGGTGTGCGGACCGGCCGGGAAGACCGCCGAGATGGCGCTGTCGGACTTCGCACACGGGCGTGCCGGCGCCGCCACCGGGTGA
- a CDS encoding MurR/RpiR family transcriptional regulator: protein MATASRRPPQTYDELVATLHNPATPLTRSQRLLADRVMADPEGVAFMTISELASAVGVNEATVVRFATSLGLDGYPGLTRLCREHLREQVHLLRRYDNLEQLGADGGNLLQQAAAVEGANLARTFARIDPDTWEAAVKALAEAPRVHVMGLRKCHAPAYLLGYLLRMLREDVETVTLGTGTLTDDLRRVREGDCFVTIAIRRYSAETVRAAAWARARGARCVALTDNPSSPLASSAEQVFFVDASSPSVLRSLTAFTALVQALATGVAQLRGHQVRSTLLQEEELLEEFGAYAPDTPQP, encoded by the coding sequence ATGGCCACAGCATCGCGGCGACCTCCGCAGACCTACGACGAGCTCGTCGCCACCCTCCACAACCCGGCGACGCCGCTGACCCGCTCCCAGCGGCTCCTGGCCGACCGTGTCATGGCCGACCCGGAAGGCGTGGCGTTCATGACCATCTCGGAGCTGGCGTCCGCCGTCGGCGTCAACGAGGCCACCGTGGTGCGCTTCGCCACCAGCCTCGGCCTCGATGGCTACCCCGGGCTGACCAGACTGTGCCGGGAACACCTGCGCGAACAGGTGCACCTGCTGCGCCGCTACGACAACCTGGAGCAGCTGGGGGCCGACGGCGGAAACCTGCTTCAGCAGGCGGCCGCGGTGGAAGGGGCCAACCTCGCCCGTACCTTCGCCCGGATCGACCCCGACACCTGGGAGGCCGCCGTCAAGGCGCTGGCCGAGGCCCCCCGCGTCCACGTCATGGGCCTGCGCAAGTGCCACGCTCCGGCGTATCTGCTCGGCTACCTGCTGCGGATGCTGCGCGAGGACGTGGAAACCGTCACGCTGGGCACGGGCACGCTCACCGACGACCTGCGCCGGGTCCGGGAGGGCGACTGCTTCGTGACCATCGCGATCCGCCGCTACAGCGCGGAGACGGTGCGGGCCGCGGCCTGGGCCCGGGCGCGCGGTGCCCGCTGCGTGGCGCTGACCGACAACCCCTCCTCGCCGCTGGCGTCCTCGGCCGAGCAGGTCTTCTTCGTGGACGCCTCCAGCCCGTCGGTGCTGCGCTCGCTGACCGCGTTCACCGCGCTGGTCCAGGCGCTCGCCACCGGGGTCGCCCAACTGCGCGGGCACCAGGTGCGTTCGACGTTGCTGCAGGAAGAAGAACTGCTGGAGGAGTTCGGCGCCTACGCCCCGGACACGCCCCAGCCGTGA
- a CDS encoding pyridoxal phosphate-dependent aminotransferase — protein MHSATLAINETLRARRAAGERVLHLGFGEAGLPVPDSVAQVLSAAAGRNGYGAVVGSREVREAAAGWFGRRGVETGAEQVLFAPGSKALLFALLAALPGDVVLPCPAWVSYAAQTALVGKKTISVPVPAEAGGVPDPELLEQALADARAAGANPGVLVVTVPDNPTGTIAREEHLRAVCEIAERHGLAVVCDEIYAELCHFGKAPSALGYLPERTVVTSGLSKSMALGGWRIGFARVPSGPWGERLMRELVGVASEVWSSLAAPMQAAATHILQEPPEVLDHIDAARGLHATVAAAVYEQFTAAGAVCRRPEAGFYLYPDFEPVRPILAARGIDTGAGLAAALLEEHGVGVLAGEAFGDAAGGLRARVATSLLYGESEAERWAALRSGDPLRLPWIAASLEHLRGALAALTARG, from the coding sequence ATGCATTCGGCGACCTTGGCCATCAACGAGACACTGCGGGCTCGCCGGGCGGCGGGGGAGAGGGTGTTGCACCTGGGGTTCGGTGAGGCGGGGCTGCCGGTGCCGGATTCGGTCGCCCAGGTGTTGTCGGCGGCGGCCGGGCGCAACGGATACGGGGCCGTCGTCGGGTCGCGGGAGGTCCGCGAGGCCGCTGCCGGGTGGTTCGGCAGGCGCGGAGTGGAGACCGGAGCCGAGCAAGTGCTGTTCGCCCCCGGCAGCAAGGCGTTGCTGTTCGCGCTGCTCGCCGCGCTGCCGGGGGACGTGGTGCTGCCGTGCCCGGCGTGGGTCAGCTACGCGGCCCAGACAGCGCTGGTGGGCAAGAAGACCATCAGCGTGCCGGTGCCGGCGGAGGCGGGCGGCGTTCCGGATCCGGAGCTGCTGGAGCAGGCGCTGGCCGACGCGCGCGCGGCCGGGGCGAACCCCGGTGTCCTGGTGGTGACGGTGCCGGACAATCCCACGGGGACGATCGCCCGCGAGGAACACCTGCGTGCGGTCTGCGAGATCGCCGAGCGGCATGGTCTGGCAGTGGTCTGCGACGAGATCTACGCCGAGCTGTGCCACTTCGGCAAGGCTCCCAGCGCCCTCGGCTACCTGCCCGAACGCACCGTGGTCACCAGCGGGTTGAGCAAGTCGATGGCTCTGGGCGGTTGGCGTATCGGATTCGCCCGGGTGCCGTCGGGTCCCTGGGGTGAGCGGCTGATGCGCGAGCTTGTCGGGGTGGCCAGCGAGGTGTGGTCCAGCCTGGCCGCGCCGATGCAGGCCGCCGCCACGCACATCCTGCAGGAGCCGCCCGAGGTGCTGGACCACATCGATGCCGCTCGTGGGCTGCATGCGACGGTCGCGGCGGCGGTGTACGAGCAGTTCACGGCGGCCGGTGCGGTCTGCCGCCGTCCCGAGGCGGGCTTCTACCTCTACCCGGACTTCGAGCCGGTGCGGCCCATCCTCGCCGCCCGGGGCATCGACACCGGTGCGGGGCTGGCCGCAGCCCTGCTGGAGGAGCACGGGGTCGGTGTGCTCGCCGGTGAGGCGTTCGGGGACGCGGCTGGCGGACTGCGCGCCAGGGTGGCTACCAGCCTGCTGTACGGGGAGTCCGAGGCGGAGCGCTGGGCGGCGTTGCGCAGCGGCGACCCGCTGCGGCTGCCGTGGATCGCGGCCTCCCTGGAGCACCTGCGCGGTGCGCTCGCCGCACTGACGGCACGGGGCTGA
- a CDS encoding IS481 family transposase, giving the protein MPHRNAPLTETGRLRPARCVVEDGWTLRRAAERFQVSPTTAQRWADRYRAFGEAGMADRSSRPRTSPRQTPTRTERRIIKVRLLRRWGPARIAHLLRLVPSTVHRVLTRYRLARLTHLDRATGRVIRRYERQRPGELVHVDIKKLGNIPDGGGHKVLGRQAGRKTRSASGYSYLHTAVDDHSRLAYSEIHTDEKKETATAFWTRAQTFFAQAGVTVERVLTDNGACYRSRDWRDVLAAAGIAHKRTRPYRPQTNGKVERFNRTLLEEWAYARPYHSETERREAFPGWLHTYNHHRGHTALKGQPPASRVPNLTGQYS; this is encoded by the coding sequence TTGCCTCACCGTAATGCACCCCTGACCGAGACCGGTCGCCTGCGTCCGGCCCGCTGCGTCGTCGAGGACGGCTGGACCCTGCGCCGGGCTGCCGAACGTTTCCAGGTCTCCCCGACCACCGCCCAACGCTGGGCCGACCGCTACCGGGCGTTCGGCGAGGCAGGCATGGCCGACCGTTCCAGCCGCCCGCGCACCAGCCCCCGCCAGACCCCGACCCGTACCGAACGGCGCATCATCAAGGTCCGCCTCCTGCGCCGCTGGGGGCCGGCCCGCATCGCGCACCTGCTCCGACTGGTGCCCTCGACGGTGCACCGCGTGCTGACCCGCTACCGACTGGCCCGCCTGACGCATCTGGACCGGGCAACGGGCCGTGTCATACGCCGCTACGAGCGCCAACGGCCCGGCGAACTGGTGCACGTGGACATCAAGAAGCTCGGCAACATCCCCGACGGCGGCGGACACAAGGTGCTGGGCCGGCAGGCCGGCCGCAAAACCCGTTCCGCAAGCGGCTACAGCTACCTCCACACCGCCGTCGACGACCACTCCCGCCTCGCCTACAGCGAGATCCACACCGACGAGAAGAAGGAGACCGCCACCGCGTTCTGGACCCGCGCCCAAACGTTCTTCGCCCAGGCCGGGGTCACCGTCGAACGGGTCCTGACCGACAACGGAGCGTGCTACCGCTCCCGGGACTGGCGCGACGTGCTGGCAGCGGCCGGGATCGCCCACAAGCGAACCCGGCCCTACCGGCCCCAGACGAACGGCAAGGTGGAACGCTTCAACCGCACCCTGCTCGAGGAGTGGGCCTACGCCCGCCCCTACCACTCGGAGACCGAACGACGCGAGGCGTTCCCCGGCTGGCTGCACACCTACAATCACCACCGCGGCCACACCGCGCTGAAAGGGCAACCACCCGCCAGCCGCGTCCCCAACCTCACGGGTCAGTACAGCTAG
- a CDS encoding PIG-L deacetylase family protein gives MVIVVATDGLMDAVPEGGAPRLSELRASAAVLGVTRVVHLGYASNGHGAVLYPDPPDRARFVRADTEEAAERLAAVLREEDADLLISYDANGGYGHRDHVRVHEVGKRAAELAGVHRVLEATMPRDVVVRLVKPVRLLRIPFRFDADALRTAYSSRPTSPARSRCPSGLLARRPLL, from the coding sequence GTGGTGATCGTGGTCGCCACGGATGGCCTCATGGATGCCGTGCCGGAGGGCGGAGCGCCACGCCTGAGTGAACTGCGGGCGAGCGCGGCCGTGCTGGGTGTGACACGCGTCGTGCACCTGGGGTATGCGAGCAACGGCCATGGTGCCGTGCTCTATCCGGATCCGCCGGATCGGGCACGCTTCGTGCGGGCAGATACGGAGGAGGCGGCCGAGCGGCTGGCCGCCGTCTTGCGCGAGGAAGACGCGGACTTGCTTATCAGCTACGACGCCAATGGCGGATACGGCCATCGTGACCACGTCAGGGTGCACGAAGTCGGCAAGCGTGCCGCCGAGCTGGCCGGGGTGCATCGGGTACTGGAGGCGACCATGCCGCGTGATGTCGTGGTTCGCCTGGTGAAGCCGGTCCGCCTGCTGAGGATCCCGTTCAGGTTCGACGCGGATGCGCTGCGCACCGCCTACAGTTCGCGCCCCACATCCCCGGCCCGGTCACGCTGCCCGAGTGGCCTCCTGGCCCGCCGCCCACTGCTGTAG
- a CDS encoding site-specific integrase, translated as MHVRRRPNAHRAWSKSKREWVQPLDVLVVQAFDQYVDERLERLGAGGSDFLLVNLFGAPLGAPMSPAAMGELFDRLSERAKLERKVGPHMARRAFGSNVADADGSWDEVRMLLGQEHPGSVAPYVIPDRSRVREAVERVASPRELSGRGVR; from the coding sequence GTGCACGTGCGGCGTCGGCCGAACGCCCACCGGGCGTGGTCGAAGTCGAAACGGGAGTGGGTGCAACCGCTGGACGTCCTCGTGGTGCAGGCGTTCGATCAGTATGTCGATGAGCGTCTGGAGAGGCTCGGAGCAGGGGGCAGTGACTTCCTACTGGTGAACTTGTTCGGCGCCCCGCTGGGCGCGCCGATGTCCCCGGCGGCGATGGGAGAGCTGTTCGACCGCCTGTCGGAGAGGGCGAAGCTGGAGCGGAAGGTCGGGCCGCACATGGCCCGGCGTGCGTTCGGCAGCAATGTCGCTGACGCCGACGGCAGTTGGGACGAGGTGCGGATGCTGCTGGGCCAGGAGCATCCCGGATCGGTCGCGCCCTATGTGATCCCGGACCGCAGCCGGGTGCGTGAGGCCGTCGAGCGGGTTGCTTCGCCGCGGGAGCTGTCCGGGCGAGGCGTGCGATGA
- a CDS encoding lipase family protein — protein sequence MPLSSRRDVSTQSTRPFRSPRRSRARAALVAAVCLSVAAGTAAPALATGPARVAGPQRGTLVSAVELEGMDVAQATAYVKDIGFVAPDAAKNGVDVYRITYRTITATGRPTVASGLVTLPRAASGHGPRRLSTVSYTHGTLAYRGGAGSVADGADRAVTVMFAGAGFAAVAPDYLGLGLGTGPHPYMDIGSETTASVDMLKAARAFEAEKGVIADGKVMVTGFSQGAAAAMGLGRALQREAVPGLRLTALAPVSGPYDLSGAEIPAAFDGRLAPRTATFYLAYVITAWNRLHPLYSSAAEAFRAPYANTVPGLFDGSHPDEEIAAGLPGTPEELLTPRFIERLKHPRGVLARILRTDDAVCTDWAPHAPVRLYDGNLDTDVALANTLSCRHALAANGVDAPVVNAGNVDHTGSALVSYPKILQWFRGLTNRR from the coding sequence ATGCCACTCAGCAGCCGACGAGACGTCTCCACCCAATCCACCCGCCCCTTCCGGTCCCCTCGCCGCAGCCGCGCTCGTGCGGCCCTGGTCGCCGCGGTCTGCCTGTCCGTCGCGGCCGGCACCGCGGCCCCGGCCTTGGCCACCGGGCCGGCGCGCGTCGCGGGACCGCAGCGCGGCACGCTGGTCTCCGCCGTCGAACTGGAGGGCATGGACGTCGCCCAGGCCACCGCGTACGTCAAGGACATCGGCTTTGTGGCCCCGGACGCCGCGAAGAACGGTGTCGACGTCTACCGCATCACCTACCGGACGATCACCGCGACCGGTCGGCCGACCGTCGCCAGCGGCTTGGTCACGCTTCCGCGTGCCGCTTCCGGCCATGGTCCTCGACGGCTCAGTACCGTCTCGTACACCCATGGCACCCTCGCCTACCGGGGTGGCGCCGGGTCGGTCGCCGACGGTGCGGACCGTGCGGTGACGGTGATGTTCGCCGGTGCGGGTTTCGCCGCCGTCGCCCCGGATTACCTGGGCCTGGGACTCGGCACCGGACCGCACCCCTACATGGACATCGGTTCAGAGACCACGGCCTCGGTCGACATGCTGAAGGCCGCACGCGCCTTCGAGGCCGAGAAGGGGGTGATCGCGGACGGAAAGGTCATGGTCACCGGCTTCTCCCAGGGTGCTGCCGCCGCGATGGGCCTGGGCCGGGCCCTGCAGCGCGAGGCCGTCCCGGGCCTGCGACTGACGGCGCTGGCCCCCGTGAGCGGACCGTACGACCTCAGCGGCGCCGAGATCCCCGCCGCCTTCGACGGCCGGCTGGCACCGCGGACCGCGACCTTCTACCTCGCCTATGTGATCACCGCCTGGAACCGGCTGCACCCCCTCTACAGCTCGGCCGCCGAGGCCTTCCGGGCTCCTTACGCGAACACCGTGCCCGGCCTCTTCGACGGCAGCCACCCCGACGAGGAGATCGCGGCCGGGCTCCCGGGTACCCCGGAGGAACTGCTCACCCCGCGGTTCATCGAGCGCCTGAAGCACCCCAGGGGGGTGCTCGCACGCATCCTGCGCACCGATGACGCCGTGTGCACCGACTGGGCTCCGCACGCCCCCGTCCGCCTCTACGACGGCAACCTGGACACTGACGTCGCCCTCGCCAACACGCTGTCCTGCCGGCATGCTCTGGCGGCCAACGGAGTCGACGCGCCGGTCGTCAACGCCGGAAACGTCGACCACACGGGGTCGGCGCTGGTCTCGTACCCGAAGATCCTGCAGTGGTTCAGGGGGTTGACGAACCGCCGGTGA
- a CDS encoding transposase, producing the protein MRPANSTGPACAWTAPTSAPKKRGAATGPSPVDRRKAGSKHHLICDGKCTPLHVITTAANVNDITQTLAFVDGIPPVAGRPGRRRRRPSRSWATRRTTPG; encoded by the coding sequence ATGCGGCCGGCGAACTCGACTGGACCCGCGTGTGCGTGGACGGCTCCCACGTCCGCGCCAAAAAAAAGGGGAGCCGCGACCGGTCCGTCGCCGGTCGACCGGCGGAAGGCTGGCAGCAAACACCATCTGATCTGTGACGGGAAGTGCACTCCGCTCCACGTCATCACGACTGCGGCGAACGTAAACGACATCACGCAGACTCTCGCCTTCGTCGACGGCATCCCGCCGGTGGCCGGGCGTCCGGGCCGGCGCCGTCGACGCCCGAGTCGATCCTGGGCGACAAGGCGTACGACTCCCGGGTAG
- a CDS encoding TetR/AcrR family transcriptional regulator: MAGRKQFDVDEALRRAMHVFWRWGYSEASIDRLTEGTGLGRGSLYGTFGDKSALFRKSLQRYAQTYHPLYEQALSGPHPSPSTVVAAYLQVALNRIADPTVPDGCLLTVSATQFPALDTEGRAMVRAMIDGLRTRLEQALLAAGAGDQEAAELALCTLATSKSLAVLSRAGFSGDDLATVAAAAAKNAEAPPNRPAEPSGP; this comes from the coding sequence ATGGCAGGCCGCAAGCAATTCGATGTGGACGAAGCGCTACGACGCGCGATGCACGTCTTCTGGCGCTGGGGGTATTCGGAGGCCTCGATCGATCGCCTGACCGAGGGCACGGGCCTGGGCCGCGGCTCGCTCTACGGCACCTTCGGCGACAAGAGCGCCCTCTTCCGCAAAAGCCTCCAGCGGTACGCGCAGACGTACCACCCGCTGTACGAGCAGGCACTGTCCGGCCCCCACCCGAGCCCGAGCACCGTCGTGGCCGCCTATCTGCAGGTCGCCCTGAACCGCATCGCCGACCCGACGGTCCCGGACGGCTGCCTGCTCACGGTGTCGGCAACGCAGTTCCCGGCCCTCGACACGGAGGGCCGGGCGATGGTCCGCGCCATGATCGACGGTCTGCGGACGAGGCTGGAGCAAGCGTTGCTGGCAGCGGGGGCGGGTGATCAGGAGGCAGCAGAGCTGGCGTTGTGCACGCTGGCAACGAGCAAATCTCTGGCGGTGCTGAGCCGCGCCGGCTTCTCGGGCGACGACCTGGCAACCGTCGCAGCAGCCGCCGCCAAGAATGCCGAGGCTCCACCGAATCGACCGGCCGAACCGTCGGGGCCGTGA